A DNA window from Sulfitobacter sp. BSw21498 contains the following coding sequences:
- the secY gene encoding preprotein translocase subunit SecY gives MVSAVESMAANTSWSALGKATDLRNRILFTLGLLIVYRLGTFIPVPGIDGTALRQFMESAGQGIGGMVSMFTGGALGRMGIFALGIMPYISASIIVQLMTSMVPALEQLKKEGEQGRKKINQYTRFGTVALATLQAYGLAVSLEAGDIAADPGMYFRIACMITLVGGTMFLMWLGEQITARGIGNGISLIIFVGIIAEVPAAIAQFFSSGRSGAISPAVIVGVLVMVIVTIMFVVFMERALRKIHIQYPRRQVGQKMYDGGSSHLPVKVNPAGVIPAIFASSLLLLPITISTFSGNSTGPVMSVLLANFGPGQPLYLLFFVLMIVFFAYFYTFNVSFKPDDVADNLKNQNGFVPGIRPGKKTAEYLEYVVNRVLVLGSAYLVAVMLLPEILRGQFAIPFYFGGTSVLIVVSVTMDTIQQVQSHLLAHQYEGLLERSQLRGKSGKPRKKRSPLRR, from the coding sequence ATGGTATCAGCCGTCGAAAGCATGGCCGCCAACACCAGTTGGTCCGCGTTGGGCAAGGCGACAGACCTGCGCAACCGGATTCTATTCACTCTGGGGTTGTTGATCGTTTATCGCCTTGGCACGTTCATTCCGGTTCCCGGGATCGACGGCACTGCCCTGCGCCAATTTATGGAAAGCGCGGGTCAAGGGATCGGCGGCATGGTGTCCATGTTCACCGGCGGCGCTCTTGGCCGTATGGGTATCTTCGCTTTGGGTATCATGCCCTATATCTCCGCATCGATCATCGTTCAGTTGATGACTTCGATGGTCCCCGCGCTTGAGCAGCTTAAAAAAGAGGGCGAGCAGGGGCGTAAGAAGATCAACCAATACACACGCTTCGGCACCGTCGCACTGGCGACACTGCAGGCCTATGGCCTTGCGGTATCGCTAGAAGCTGGTGATATCGCCGCCGATCCGGGCATGTATTTCCGCATTGCGTGCATGATTACGCTGGTCGGCGGGACCATGTTCCTGATGTGGCTGGGCGAGCAGATCACCGCACGCGGCATCGGCAACGGTATCTCATTGATTATCTTCGTCGGCATCATCGCCGAGGTGCCAGCCGCAATCGCTCAGTTCTTTTCGTCTGGCCGGTCCGGTGCGATCAGCCCGGCGGTGATCGTCGGTGTTCTTGTCATGGTGATCGTGACGATCATGTTCGTCGTCTTCATGGAGCGCGCCTTGCGTAAAATCCACATCCAATATCCGCGCCGTCAGGTCGGCCAGAAGATGTACGATGGCGGATCTTCGCATCTTCCGGTCAAGGTGAACCCGGCGGGCGTTATCCCGGCGATTTTCGCAAGCTCGCTTCTGTTGCTTCCGATCACGATCAGCACGTTCTCTGGGAATTCCACCGGCCCGGTAATGTCGGTCCTCTTGGCAAATTTCGGACCAGGGCAACCTCTATACCTGTTATTCTTCGTCTTGATGATTGTCTTTTTTGCTTATTTTTATACCTTCAATGTCAGCTTTAAACCTGATGATGTCGCGGATAACCTGAAAAACCAGAACGGCTTCGTTCCCGGTATCCGCCCCGGCAAGAAAACAGCCGAATATCTTGAATATGTGGTTAACCGCGTCTTGGTACTTGGGTCTGCATATCTGGTTGCGGTGATGCTGCTGCCCGAAATTCTGCGGGGTCAGTTCGCAATCCCGTTCTATTTCGGCGGTACATCGGTGCTGATCGTTGTGTCGGTCACCATGGATACCATCCAACAAGTGCAAAGCCATTTGCTGGCACATCAGTATGAAGGTCTGCTTGAACGTTCCCAACTGCGTGGTAAGTCTGGCAAACCACGGAAAAAACGGAGCCCGTTACGTCGATGA
- a CDS encoding adenylate kinase yields MNIILLGPPGAGKGTQARHLVETRNMVQLSTGDMLREAKDSGTEMGNMVADVMARGDLVTDEIVIGLIREKLEDTTDHGGFIFDGFPRTLAQATALGELLEATGKPLDHVIQLGVDDEALVARISGRSTCGNCGEVYHDVTKPQPVDGKCEKCGASDFKRRADDNEESLRNRLMEYYKKTSPLLGYYYAHNMLTRVDGLADIKEVQDSITKVLDA; encoded by the coding sequence ATGAACATTATTCTCTTAGGACCACCCGGAGCGGGTAAAGGTACACAAGCGCGTCACTTGGTAGAGACACGTAACATGGTTCAGCTCTCCACCGGCGACATGCTGCGCGAAGCCAAAGACAGCGGGACCGAGATGGGCAATATGGTTGCCGATGTCATGGCCCGCGGCGATTTGGTCACCGACGAGATTGTGATCGGCCTCATCCGCGAAAAACTCGAAGACACGACCGACCACGGTGGTTTCATCTTTGACGGGTTCCCGCGGACATTGGCGCAGGCCACAGCGCTTGGTGAGCTGCTGGAAGCGACAGGCAAGCCATTGGACCACGTGATCCAGCTGGGCGTCGACGACGAAGCGCTGGTCGCACGGATCTCCGGGCGCTCCACCTGTGGCAACTGTGGTGAAGTCTATCACGACGTCACCAAGCCACAGCCAGTCGACGGCAAATGCGAGAAATGCGGCGCATCCGACTTCAAACGCCGTGCAGACGATAACGAGGAAAGCCTCCGGAACCGTTTGATGGAATACTACAAGAAAACCTCTCCGCTGTTGGGGTACTATTACGCGCATAATATGCTCACGCGCGTTGATGGTCTGGCCGATATCAAAGAGGTTCAGGACAGCATCACGAAGGTTTTGGACGCATAA
- the rpsM gene encoding 30S ribosomal protein S13 translates to MARIAGVNIPTAKRVPIALTYITGIGNSSAAAICEAVGIDSTRRINELSDAEILKIREFIDENHTVEGDLRRDTQMNIKRLMDLGCYRGLRHRRNLPVRGQRTHTNARTRKGPAKAIAGKKK, encoded by the coding sequence GTGGCACGTATTGCCGGCGTAAACATCCCGACTGCAAAGCGGGTTCCAATCGCCCTGACATATATCACCGGTATCGGTAACTCCTCCGCAGCTGCAATCTGCGAAGCTGTTGGCATCGATTCCACCCGTCGTATCAACGAACTTTCGGATGCCGAAATCCTGAAGATCCGCGAATTCATCGACGAAAACCACACCGTTGAAGGTGACCTGCGTCGTGATACGCAGATGAACATCAAGCGTCTGATGGACCTTGGCTGCTACCGTGGTTTGCGCCACCGTCGCAACCTCCCGGTTCGTGGTCAGCGTACTCACACCAACGCTCGTACGCGCAAAGGCCCTGCAAAGGCCATTGCTGGTAAGAAGAAGTAA
- the rpsK gene encoding 30S ribosomal protein S11: protein MAREKTKTKRKVSKNIAAGVAHVNSSFNNTKILISDVQGNAIAWSSAGTMGFKGSRKSTPYAAQMAAEDVGKKAQDHGVKTLEVEVQGPGSGRESALRALAAAGFNITSIRDVTPMAHNGCRPPKRRRV, encoded by the coding sequence ATGGCACGCGAAAAGACAAAGACGAAGCGTAAGGTTTCCAAGAACATCGCCGCAGGTGTGGCGCATGTGAACTCCAGCTTTAACAACACAAAAATCCTGATCTCCGACGTTCAGGGTAACGCAATTGCATGGTCCTCCGCTGGCACCATGGGCTTCAAAGGGTCGCGTAAATCGACACCTTATGCGGCTCAGATGGCTGCTGAAGATGTAGGCAAAAAAGCTCAAGATCACGGCGTAAAAACGCTGGAAGTCGAAGTGCAAGGCCCCGGTTCGGGCCGTGAAAGCGCCCTGCGCGCTCTGGCTGCTGCCGGGTTCAACATCACATCCATCCGTGACGTGACCCCAATGGCACACAACGGCTGCCGCCCTCCGAAACGCCGCCGCGTTTAA
- a CDS encoding DNA-directed RNA polymerase subunit alpha, protein MIHKNWAELIKPQQLDVKPGNDPARQATVIAEPLERGFGLTMGNALRRVLMSSLQGAAITSVQIDNVLHEFSSVTGVREDVTDIVLNLKGVSLRMEVEGPKRLSISAKGPGVVTAGDISESAGIEILNRDHVICHLDDNADVYMELTVNTGKGYVAADKNKPEDAPIGLIPIDAIYSPVKKVSYDVQPTREGQVLDYDKLTMKVETDGSISPDDAVAFAARILQDQLGIFVNFDEPESASRQDDDDGLEFNPLLLKKVDELELSVRSANCLKNDNIVYIGDLIQKTEAEMLRTPNFGRKSLNEIKEVLSGMGLHLGMDVEDWPPDNIEDLAKKFEDSF, encoded by the coding sequence ATGATCCACAAAAATTGGGCTGAATTGATTAAGCCACAGCAGTTGGACGTGAAGCCGGGCAATGACCCCGCACGTCAAGCGACTGTCATTGCCGAGCCGCTCGAGCGTGGCTTTGGTTTGACAATGGGCAACGCGCTGCGTCGCGTTTTGATGTCGTCGCTGCAAGGCGCTGCCATTACTTCCGTACAAATTGATAATGTTTTGCACGAATTTTCGAGCGTTACTGGCGTTCGTGAAGATGTCACCGACATCGTTCTGAACCTCAAAGGCGTTTCCCTGCGCATGGAAGTCGAAGGGCCCAAGCGCCTGTCGATCTCTGCTAAAGGCCCAGGTGTTGTCACTGCCGGTGACATCTCTGAGAGCGCCGGTATCGAAATTCTGAACCGCGATCACGTCATCTGCCACTTGGATGACAATGCTGACGTTTACATGGAACTGACGGTTAACACCGGCAAGGGCTATGTTGCGGCAGATAAGAACAAGCCAGAGGATGCGCCTATCGGCCTGATCCCGATCGACGCGATCTATTCGCCGGTCAAAAAAGTGTCTTATGACGTGCAACCGACCCGCGAAGGTCAGGTGCTTGATTATGACAAACTGACGATGAAGGTCGAAACCGACGGCTCCATCTCGCCTGACGATGCCGTGGCATTTGCCGCGCGTATCCTGCAGGACCAGCTGGGCATTTTCGTCAACTTCGACGAGCCCGAATCCGCATCGCGTCAAGACGACGACGACGGTCTGGAATTCAACCCGCTGCTGCTGAAGAAAGTAGATGAGCTGGAATTGTCTGTCCGTTCGGCAAACTGCTTGAAGAACGACAACATCGTCTACATCGGCGATTTGATCCAGAAGACCGAAGCAGAAATGCTGCGCACACCGAACTTTGGCCGCAAATCCTTGAACGAAATCAAGGAAGTGTTGTCGGGCATGGGTCTGCACCTTGGCATGGACGTCGAGGACTGGCCGCCGGACAACATCGAAGACCTCGCGAAGAAGTTCGAGGATTCGTTCTAA
- the rplQ gene encoding 50S ribosomal protein L17, which translates to MRHARGYRRLNRTHEHRKALFSNMAGSLIEHEQIKTTLPKAKELKPIIEKMITLAKRGDLHARRQAASKLKQDQYVAKLFDILGPRYKDRQGGYVRVLKAGFRYGDMAPMAIIEFVDRDRDAKGANDKARVAAYEVAED; encoded by the coding sequence ATGCGTCACGCACGTGGTTACCGCCGTCTGAATCGTACACATGAACACCGCAAAGCGTTGTTCTCGAACATGGCGGGCTCGCTCATCGAGCATGAGCAAATCAAAACAACATTGCCTAAAGCAAAAGAATTGAAGCCAATCATCGAAAAGATGATCACATTGGCAAAGCGCGGCGACCTGCACGCGCGTCGTCAGGCTGCAAGCAAGCTGAAGCAAGACCAGTATGTCGCCAAACTGTTCGACATCCTGGGCCCACGCTACAAAGACCGTCAGGGTGGCTATGTCCGCGTCCTGAAGGCCGGCTTCCGTTATGGCGACATGGCACCTATGGCCATCATCGAGTTCGTAGATCGCGACCGCGACGCGAAGGGTGCAAACGATAAGGCACGCGTAGCGGCCTATGAGGTTGCGGAAGACTAA
- a CDS encoding trypsin-like peptidase domain-containing protein — MRILLILLTVLSFPVAAQTVPSSPAQIQLSFAPLVHEAAPAVVNIYARTIVEQSRTPLQADPFFERFFRRPDSGRPRVQNSLGSGVILSEDGVVVSNYHVVGMATDIRIVLADRREFSARVLLSDAESDLAILKIDDVAGLAHLPLRDSDTVEVGELTLAIGNPFGVGQTVSSGIVSGLARSGGMNGGGQGYFIQTDAPINPGNSGGALIDVQGRLIGINTSILTRSGGSNGIGFAIPANLIAAFMTQAREGAAEFTRPWAGMSGQPVDADMAGPLGLDRPGGIIVSGMHPASPFLQAGVAVGDVITAVDSQEVHTPAEMIYRMSVAGMGAQASVTRLRDGKTAEVAVALIAAPDEPPRQTLALDKSSLLPGLTLARINPAVMAELNLPLEVTGVAVMDSGPYGARVGLRQGDVILAVNGATVATPADVSDQMAGSRQVSMVVQRGVQRLSLQFRV; from the coding sequence ATGAGAATACTCCTGATCCTGTTGACCGTGTTGTCCTTTCCCGTCGCCGCGCAGACTGTGCCAAGTTCCCCCGCGCAGATACAGTTGAGCTTTGCGCCGCTGGTGCACGAAGCGGCCCCGGCTGTGGTGAACATCTATGCACGTACCATCGTAGAACAAAGCCGAACGCCGCTGCAGGCGGATCCGTTTTTTGAACGGTTTTTCCGCCGACCTGATTCGGGGAGACCGCGTGTCCAGAACTCTCTTGGGTCCGGTGTGATCTTGTCTGAGGACGGGGTTGTCGTGTCGAACTATCATGTCGTTGGTATGGCCACCGACATCCGTATCGTACTGGCCGACCGACGCGAGTTCTCGGCCCGTGTGTTGCTGAGTGATGCTGAAAGCGATTTGGCGATCCTGAAGATTGATGACGTGGCCGGGCTTGCCCATCTGCCGTTGCGCGACAGTGACACGGTAGAGGTAGGGGAGCTTACGCTTGCAATCGGGAACCCTTTCGGGGTCGGGCAAACCGTAAGTAGTGGCATTGTGTCTGGCCTTGCGCGATCGGGCGGGATGAACGGCGGCGGGCAGGGGTATTTCATCCAGACCGATGCGCCGATCAATCCGGGCAATTCGGGCGGTGCTTTGATAGATGTGCAGGGGCGGTTGATCGGGATCAATACGTCTATTCTGACCCGGTCGGGCGGGTCCAACGGGATCGGCTTTGCTATTCCGGCGAATCTGATCGCGGCGTTCATGACGCAGGCGCGCGAAGGGGCGGCTGAATTTACCCGTCCGTGGGCGGGGATGAGCGGGCAGCCAGTCGATGCGGATATGGCTGGCCCCTTGGGGTTGGATCGCCCCGGTGGCATCATCGTGTCGGGAATGCATCCGGCAAGCCCGTTTTTGCAGGCAGGTGTGGCTGTGGGCGATGTGATCACCGCCGTTGACAGTCAAGAAGTCCATACCCCCGCCGAGATGATCTATCGCATGAGCGTGGCGGGCATGGGCGCGCAGGCGAGCGTTACCCGACTTCGGGATGGCAAAACGGCTGAGGTCGCTGTGGCCTTGATCGCAGCACCAGATGAACCGCCGCGACAGACGCTGGCGCTGGATAAAAGTAGCCTTTTGCCGGGGTTAACGCTCGCGCGGATCAACCCTGCGGTGATGGCTGAATTGAACCTGCCGCTTGAGGTGACCGGTGTTGCAGTTATGGATAGCGGGCCCTATGGCGCGCGCGTCGGCTTGCGACAGGGTGACGTGATCCTCGCGGTAAATGGTGCAACGGTCGCAACGCCTGCGGACGTGAGCGACCAGATGGCAGGAAGCCGTCAGGTGTCGATGGTCGTACAGCGCGGCGTGCAGCGACTGTCGCTGCAGTTCCGAGTGTAG
- a CDS encoding replication-associated recombination protein A: protein MADLFGSDAPVVESGHRPLADRLRPRSLAEVIGQSQVLGPDAPLTVMLDSGSLGSLIFWGPPGVGKTTIARLLADETDLHFVQISAIFSGVPELRKVFDAAKIRRQNGQGTLLFVDEIHRFNKAQQDGFLPHMEDGTILLVGATTENPSFELNAAVLSRSQVLVLERLPLSDLERMAQRAEKELGRTLPLDGPARENLLEMADGDGRALLNLIEQVVAWKVDGKLDGKALSARLMRRAAQYDKGGDAHYNLISALHKSVRGSDPDAALYWLARMLEGGEDPRYLMRRITRMAVEDIGLADPQAQSVCLQSWETYERLGSPEGELAIAQALTYLALAPKSNAAYVAYKAARRAAKQTGSSPPPKHIMNAPTKMMKEQGYGAGYAYDHDAEDGFSGQNYFPDGMERPQLYQPVERGFERDLKKRVDYFEKLRATRKT from the coding sequence ATGGCGGATCTATTCGGCTCTGACGCGCCTGTTGTAGAAAGCGGGCACCGCCCACTGGCGGACAGGTTGCGGCCACGAAGCTTGGCCGAGGTGATCGGCCAGTCGCAGGTGTTGGGCCCGGACGCGCCGTTGACCGTGATGCTGGATTCGGGGTCGCTGGGATCGTTGATTTTCTGGGGGCCGCCTGGCGTCGGCAAGACGACGATCGCACGGTTGCTTGCGGATGAGACAGACCTGCATTTTGTCCAGATCAGCGCGATATTCAGCGGCGTGCCCGAGCTACGCAAAGTCTTTGATGCTGCGAAAATCCGGCGGCAAAACGGGCAGGGCACCTTGTTGTTCGTCGACGAGATCCATCGTTTCAATAAGGCGCAGCAAGACGGGTTTCTGCCTCATATGGAGGACGGGACGATCTTGCTCGTGGGGGCCACGACTGAGAATCCGTCCTTCGAGCTGAACGCCGCTGTACTGAGCAGGTCGCAGGTTCTGGTGCTTGAGCGTTTACCCCTGTCTGATCTGGAACGTATGGCCCAAAGGGCTGAGAAAGAGCTCGGGCGGACGCTGCCCCTGGACGGCCCTGCGCGGGAAAACCTGCTGGAGATGGCAGATGGCGACGGGCGTGCCTTGCTCAACCTGATTGAACAGGTCGTCGCGTGGAAGGTGGACGGAAAGCTTGACGGTAAGGCGCTGTCGGCGCGGCTGATGCGGCGGGCGGCGCAGTATGACAAAGGGGGCGATGCGCATTATAACCTCATCTCTGCGCTGCATAAATCCGTTCGGGGTTCCGATCCGGATGCCGCGCTTTATTGGCTGGCGCGTATGCTGGAAGGTGGCGAAGACCCGCGGTATCTGATGCGTCGCATCACGCGCATGGCCGTCGAGGACATCGGGCTCGCTGATCCGCAAGCGCAGTCTGTATGTTTGCAGTCGTGGGAAACCTACGAGCGGCTTGGATCCCCCGAGGGGGAATTGGCGATCGCGCAGGCGCTGACCTATCTGGCGCTGGCCCCGAAATCGAACGCCGCTTATGTGGCCTATAAGGCGGCGCGGCGGGCAGCGAAGCAGACGGGGTCCTCTCCGCCGCCAAAACATATCATGAATGCGCCCACCAAGATGATGAAAGAGCAGGGCTATGGCGCGGGTTACGCCTATGACCATGACGCCGAGGACGGGTTCTCGGGGCAGAACTATTTTCCTGACGGGATGGAGCGGCCGCAGCTTTACCAACCTGTCGAACGCGGCTTTGAACGGGATCTGAAAAAACGGGTCGATTATTTCGAAAAGCTGCGGGCAACGCGGAAAACTTGA
- the crcB gene encoding fluoride efflux transporter CrcB, which translates to MISTLSLVAMGGAIGASLRYLFGVAAMRLTGPSDFPLAVLTVNIIGSFIMGLFVVFAAHKGLTQFSPFVMTGVLGGFTTFSSFSLETVTLIERGQIGAAGIYMALSVGLSVLGLMLGLMMARGVFA; encoded by the coding sequence ATGATTTCAACCCTGTCACTTGTAGCCATGGGTGGCGCGATCGGCGCCTCCCTGCGGTATCTGTTCGGTGTCGCAGCGATGCGGCTGACCGGGCCGTCCGATTTTCCGCTGGCGGTCTTGACGGTCAACATCATCGGGTCGTTTATTATGGGCCTGTTTGTAGTGTTTGCTGCACACAAAGGGCTCACGCAGTTTAGCCCTTTTGTGATGACCGGTGTGCTTGGCGGCTTTACGACCTTTTCGTCGTTTTCGCTTGAGACGGTAACGTTGATCGAGCGCGGCCAGATCGGGGCGGCAGGGATATATATGGCACTGTCCGTCGGGCTATCAGTGCTGGGATTAATGCTGGGCCTTATGATGGCCAGAGGGGTATTTGCATGA
- a CDS encoding RluA family pseudouridine synthase has protein sequence MSRVQHLDVEEGDGDQRLDRWFKRTFPLIGQGLIEKMCRKGDIRVDGGRVKASSRLEVGQTVRIPPLPDAEAPPPPKRTRISDADTKFIRSCVIYRDDHIIALNKPPGLPVQGGSGQSDRHVDALADALMFELDEKPRLVHRLDKDTSGVLIMARTRSIAASLTSSFRHRETRKIYWAAVAGVPHPRNGTIKFGLVKAFGHGARGEGEKMYCVHPKDMETTEGAKRATTDYATLAQAGKRTCWMALIPVTGRTHQLRAHMAEIGHPIVGDGKYGGSGQENMGDGWGAQLGGDISKKLHLHARSLTLEHPVTKARLNLTAPLPDHMARTWDTFQWVPSDVPADPFEEDWG, from the coding sequence ATGAGCCGGGTTCAACATCTGGACGTAGAAGAAGGCGACGGGGATCAGCGGTTGGACCGCTGGTTCAAACGGACGTTTCCGCTGATTGGCCAAGGGCTGATTGAAAAGATGTGCCGCAAGGGCGATATTCGCGTTGATGGTGGGCGGGTCAAAGCCTCCTCCCGGCTAGAAGTGGGGCAAACCGTGCGCATCCCACCGCTGCCCGACGCAGAGGCACCACCGCCGCCCAAGCGGACACGTATTTCTGACGCGGACACCAAATTTATCCGGTCCTGCGTCATATATCGCGACGATCATATCATTGCCTTGAACAAGCCGCCCGGATTGCCCGTGCAAGGCGGGTCTGGCCAGTCAGACCGCCATGTTGACGCGCTCGCCGATGCGCTGATGTTCGAGCTTGATGAAAAGCCGCGCCTTGTGCACCGCTTGGACAAGGATACCTCGGGCGTCTTGATCATGGCGCGGACAAGGTCGATTGCTGCGTCCCTGACGTCATCGTTCCGTCACCGCGAGACCCGCAAAATCTACTGGGCCGCCGTCGCAGGCGTGCCGCATCCGAGGAACGGAACGATCAAATTCGGTTTGGTCAAAGCCTTTGGTCACGGGGCCCGGGGCGAGGGTGAAAAGATGTACTGCGTGCATCCGAAAGACATGGAAACCACCGAAGGTGCCAAACGTGCCACCACCGATTATGCGACCCTCGCGCAGGCTGGCAAACGGACCTGCTGGATGGCGCTGATCCCGGTAACGGGCCGGACGCACCAGCTGCGTGCGCATATGGCGGAAATTGGGCATCCCATTGTTGGGGATGGAAAATATGGCGGATCCGGTCAGGAAAACATGGGCGATGGCTGGGGCGCGCAACTGGGGGGCGACATCTCTAAGAAGCTGCACCTGCACGCACGGTCTTTGACGCTAGAGCATCCGGTAACGAAGGCCCGTTTGAACCTGACTGCGCCGTTGCCTGATCATATGGCGCGTACCTGGGACACCTTCCAGTGGGTGCCTTCTGATGTGCCCGCCGACCCGTTCGAGGAGGATTGGGGGTGA
- a CDS encoding ATP12 family chaperone protein, which yields MSDWKVKRFWQDAAVLEADGGFTVELDGRGIKTPAKRLLVIPTRAMAEKIADEWQAQDGVIKPDTMPATKTANAAIDKVAAQHAEVADMLAAYGDCDLLCYRADSPAELATRQAERWDPMLGWAQDVLGVRLQTRIGIMHAPQSPSDVASLSKRTHSLDNFQLAAFHDLVSLSGSLILGFAAALDAREAESIWDLSRLDELWQAEQWGNDDEADALAAVKKASFLHAKLMFDLSLPE from the coding sequence GTGAGCGACTGGAAGGTCAAACGCTTCTGGCAAGACGCTGCCGTCCTCGAAGCTGACGGTGGCTTTACCGTCGAATTGGACGGGCGCGGGATCAAGACACCGGCGAAGCGTTTGCTGGTGATCCCGACCCGTGCCATGGCAGAGAAGATCGCTGACGAATGGCAGGCGCAAGACGGGGTGATCAAACCTGATACCATGCCGGCGACGAAAACCGCCAATGCCGCGATCGATAAGGTCGCGGCCCAACACGCTGAAGTGGCGGATATGTTGGCGGCATATGGGGACTGTGACCTGCTGTGCTATCGTGCGGATAGTCCGGCCGAACTCGCGACGCGTCAGGCCGAACGATGGGACCCGATGCTAGGTTGGGCGCAGGATGTTTTAGGCGTGCGCTTGCAGACCCGAATAGGAATTATGCACGCGCCGCAGTCACCATCAGATGTGGCGAGCCTGTCTAAACGGACCCATTCGCTCGACAATTTCCAATTGGCGGCGTTTCATGATCTTGTCAGCCTTTCAGGATCGCTGATCTTGGGGTTTGCAGCAGCGCTTGACGCAAGGGAAGCGGAATCAATTTGGGACCTTTCGCGCCTGGACGAGCTTTGGCAGGCCGAACAATGGGGCAATGACGACGAAGCCGACGCGTTGGCCGCAGTGAAAAAGGCTAGTTTTCTACACGCCAAGTTGATGTTTGACCTGAGCTTGCCCGAATAG
- a CDS encoding amino acid ABC transporter substrate-binding protein, with protein sequence MNKSVFFGALTVAGLAAGAAAASTLDDVKARGKLNCGVTTGLAGFAAPNANGEWEGFDVAICRAVAAAVLGDPNAVEFVPTTGKTRFTALASGEIDFLARNTTWTFSRDVDLKFDFIGVNYYDGQGFMVPKELGVSSAKDLDGATVCIQTGTTTELNLADFFRNNNISYEPVPVETNAEGQQQYLAGACDSYTTDASGLAATRATFENPGEHIILPEIISKEPLGPLVRHGDNDWGDVTRWVLYALIAAEELGVTSANVEEMTTNTTNPEVARLLGTEGTLGEMLGLEADFAKKAIASQGNYGEIFAKNIGEETPIGLARGLNAQWTDGGLMYAPPFR encoded by the coding sequence ATGAATAAATCCGTATTTTTTGGTGCGCTAACAGTAGCCGGCCTTGCGGCTGGCGCTGCTGCTGCGTCAACGCTTGACGATGTCAAAGCGCGCGGCAAGCTGAACTGCGGCGTTACCACAGGTCTGGCGGGCTTTGCCGCTCCCAACGCCAATGGCGAGTGGGAAGGCTTTGACGTCGCAATTTGCCGCGCGGTTGCCGCCGCTGTACTGGGTGACCCGAACGCTGTCGAATTCGTCCCCACAACCGGTAAAACCCGTTTCACCGCGCTGGCCTCGGGCGAGATCGATTTCCTTGCGCGTAACACCACCTGGACCTTCAGCCGCGACGTCGACCTCAAGTTCGACTTCATCGGCGTTAACTACTATGACGGTCAAGGCTTCATGGTACCGAAAGAGCTTGGCGTTTCTTCCGCCAAGGATCTGGATGGCGCGACTGTCTGTATCCAGACCGGCACCACGACCGAGCTGAACCTCGCGGACTTCTTCCGCAACAACAACATCAGCTACGAGCCTGTACCTGTCGAGACAAACGCCGAAGGCCAGCAGCAATATCTGGCCGGTGCTTGCGATTCCTATACAACCGACGCGTCAGGTCTGGCCGCGACACGCGCGACCTTCGAGAACCCAGGCGAGCACATCATCCTCCCCGAGATCATCTCCAAAGAGCCTCTGGGCCCATTGGTGCGTCACGGTGACAACGATTGGGGCGACGTCACCCGTTGGGTACTGTATGCTCTGATCGCGGCGGAAGAACTGGGCGTCACATCGGCAAACGTCGAAGAGATGACCACAAACACCACCAACCCAGAGGTTGCTCGTCTTCTTGGCACCGAAGGTACGTTAGGTGAGATGCTGGGTCTTGAGGCTGACTTTGCGAAGAAAGCTATCGCTTCCCAGGGTAACTATGGTGAAATCTTTGCCAAGAACATCGGCGAAGAAACCCCAATCGGTCTGGCACGTGGCCTGAACGCTCAGTGGACAGATGGCGGCCTGATGTACGCGCCTCCTTTCCGCTAA